In Terriglobia bacterium, a single window of DNA contains:
- the ggt gene encoding gamma-glutamyltransferase, which produces MKAIRKSLILKLLVLWIAAASAGSADGLRPVHAKKAIVVSVHEEASKVGADIMLRGGNAVDAAVATGFALAVVHPAAGNIGGGGFMLVRMASGEVHFLDYREKAPQAATRDMYLDAQGNVIPNVSLVGYKSIGVPGSVGGLVYAQSRWGKLPLKTVMEPAIRLARDGVRLTWEEAQSMHNRELAHFADSKRIFQRDGNFYEPGELFRQPELARTLERIAAHPDDFYKGALARELADEVQHGGGLITAKDLADYEVKERRPIHGTYRGYEIFSAPPPSSGGVTLLETLNILEAYDLGKMGNRSADAIHVTAEAFRRAFFDRAEFLGDPDFAQIPVAQLIDKKYANAWRESLDMAHASESSALRRPAIFGELDRQAAQHAPYAGAEKQNTTHYSVVDQQGNAVAVTTTLNDGFGSAVTAGKLGFLLNDEMDDFTSKPGVPNGYGLIQGEANAIAPGKRPLSAMAPTIVLKDGKLFLVLGSPGGPRIISTVANILMGVADFGLDIQQAVNAPRFHHQWMPDAIVLERNGISPDTLRMLESRGHKIKLEGYWSDGECIAVDPKSGDLLGAPDGRNGGKAVGF; this is translated from the coding sequence ATGAAAGCTATTCGTAAATCATTGATTCTTAAGCTGCTTGTCCTCTGGATAGCGGCTGCATCGGCCGGCTCGGCAGACGGACTGCGGCCCGTCCACGCCAAAAAGGCGATCGTCGTCAGCGTGCATGAGGAAGCCAGCAAGGTCGGGGCGGACATCATGCTCCGCGGCGGCAACGCGGTGGATGCGGCCGTCGCTACGGGCTTTGCGCTGGCCGTGGTCCACCCTGCGGCGGGCAACATCGGCGGCGGGGGCTTCATGCTGGTCCGCATGGCCTCAGGGGAAGTCCACTTCCTGGACTATCGCGAGAAAGCGCCCCAGGCCGCCACGCGCGACATGTACCTGGACGCGCAAGGCAACGTGATCCCCAACGTCAGCCTGGTGGGATACAAATCCATCGGCGTGCCTGGCTCGGTTGGTGGACTGGTGTACGCGCAGTCCCGTTGGGGCAAGCTGCCGCTCAAGACCGTGATGGAACCCGCCATCCGCCTGGCGCGCGACGGCGTTCGCCTCACCTGGGAAGAGGCGCAGTCCATGCATAACCGCGAGCTGGCGCACTTTGCGGACTCCAAACGCATCTTCCAGCGCGACGGCAACTTCTATGAACCAGGCGAGCTTTTTCGCCAGCCTGAGTTGGCGCGCACCCTGGAGCGCATCGCCGCCCATCCGGACGACTTCTACAAAGGCGCGCTGGCCCGCGAGCTGGCCGATGAAGTCCAGCACGGCGGCGGCCTGATCACCGCAAAAGACCTGGCCGACTACGAGGTCAAAGAACGCCGCCCGATCCACGGGACGTATCGCGGTTACGAAATCTTTAGCGCACCCCCGCCCAGCTCCGGCGGCGTCACGCTGCTGGAGACGCTGAACATCCTGGAAGCCTACGACCTGGGCAAGATGGGCAACCGCTCCGCCGACGCGATTCACGTGACAGCAGAAGCTTTTCGCCGGGCGTTTTTCGACCGCGCAGAATTTCTGGGCGACCCTGACTTCGCCCAGATTCCCGTGGCCCAGTTGATTGACAAGAAATACGCCAACGCCTGGCGCGAGTCGCTGGACATGGCCCACGCAAGCGAGAGCAGCGCGCTACGCCGGCCTGCTATCTTCGGCGAGCTTGACCGCCAGGCGGCGCAGCATGCTCCTTACGCCGGCGCGGAAAAGCAGAACACCACGCACTACTCCGTGGTTGACCAGCAAGGCAACGCCGTGGCGGTGACCACCACGCTGAATGACGGTTTTGGCTCGGCGGTCACCGCCGGCAAACTCGGCTTCCTGCTCAACGACGAAATGGACGACTTCACCTCCAAGCCCGGCGTGCCCAACGGCTACGGGCTGATTCAGGGCGAAGCCAACGCCATCGCTCCGGGCAAACGCCCGCTCTCCGCCATGGCCCCGACCATCGTCCTCAAGGACGGCAAACTCTTTCTGGTGCTGGGCTCGCCCGGCGGGCCGCGCATCATCAGCACGGTGGCCAACATCCTGATGGGCGTAGCGGACTTTGGCCTGGACATTCAGCAGGCGGTGAACGCGCCGCGCTTCCATCATCAGTGGATGCCCGACGCAATCGTGCTGGAGAGAAACGGCATTTCGCCGGACACGCTCAGGATGCTGGAATCCCGCGGACACAAAATCAAATTGGAAGGCTACTGGAGTGACGGCGAATGCATCGCCGTTGATCCCAAATCCGGCGACCTGCTGGGCGCGCCTGACGGTCGCAATGGCGGAAAGGCGGTTGGCTTCTGA
- a CDS encoding GNAT family N-acetyltransferase, translating to MKSTLLTYGQSGADFRHLSSADARRMEAAEEHGALRYAQAVAPLHPEWGTAWEEFAGGHLVFVQRMSPVGRAHGMGFCAATSGKARLGARGRAGGRKSEAGGEDSTYVAARDAEKNAARQQATEAVCKVKITPEAIAHVEDFYFSREADAQVDVCPYADPSLFAALNERGFQVAEFNQTLARWISPDEELVPASDLLKNAGELSKLEVRSIEPGEAQEWSAISARVFFGDQWQQWQELFKPWAGAPDSMNLAAFADGQMVGMAGGLVVREYNMAGFWGASVLPEFRGRGIQRAFLQERLRLAQQAGCDLAVTLTLPGTASQRNAERAGFRTAYTKVVCIKRHPEGKGVYVEVGYSK from the coding sequence ATGAAGTCAACTTTGTTGACGTACGGGCAATCCGGCGCTGACTTCCGCCACCTCTCCTCGGCCGACGCGCGGCGCATGGAGGCCGCCGAGGAACATGGCGCGCTGCGCTACGCGCAGGCCGTCGCGCCCCTGCACCCGGAGTGGGGGACGGCCTGGGAGGAATTTGCAGGCGGGCATCTGGTGTTTGTGCAGCGGATGTCGCCCGTCGGCCGCGCGCACGGGATGGGGTTCTGCGCAGCGACAAGCGGCAAAGCCAGGTTAGGTGCCAGAGGCCGAGCGGGCGGAAGGAAGTCGGAAGCGGGCGGCGAAGATAGCACTTACGTCGCGGCCCGAGACGCAGAGAAAAACGCAGCGCGCCAGCAGGCAACCGAAGCGGTTTGCAAAGTGAAGATTACGCCTGAGGCCATCGCCCACGTTGAAGACTTCTATTTCAGCCGCGAGGCCGACGCCCAGGTGGACGTTTGTCCGTACGCTGATCCGAGCCTGTTTGCAGCGCTCAACGAGCGCGGGTTCCAGGTGGCGGAGTTCAATCAGACACTGGCGCGCTGGATTTCGCCGGACGAAGAGCTCGTCCCGGCCAGCGATCTGCTCAAGAATGCTGGAGAACTGTCGAAGCTTGAGGTCCGCTCCATCGAGCCGGGCGAAGCCCAGGAGTGGTCGGCAATTTCCGCGCGCGTCTTCTTTGGCGACCAATGGCAGCAGTGGCAGGAGCTGTTCAAGCCCTGGGCCGGCGCTCCGGACTCCATGAACCTGGCGGCCTTCGCCGACGGCCAGATGGTGGGCATGGCCGGCGGGCTGGTGGTGCGCGAATATAATATGGCGGGTTTTTGGGGCGCGTCGGTGCTGCCGGAGTTCCGCGGACGCGGCATCCAGCGGGCCTTTCTGCAGGAGCGGCTGCGGCTGGCGCAACAGGCGGGCTGCGATCTGGCGGTCACGCTGACCCTGCCCGGCACCGCGTCGCAACGCAATGCCGAGCGTGCCGGCTTCCGTACGGCGTACACCAAGGTGGTGTGCATCAAACGTCATCCGGAGGGCAAGGGGGTATATGTTGAGGTGGGGTATTCGAAATAA
- a CDS encoding DEAD/DEAH box helicase, with product MSSDSYFLTEYLQGLSSEFTPEASKAVSEVAKFWDVGYTATEMRALKTAMEGRARSSTRKSVDPELFKALQQTKFPVELWPTQLAALEGGILDQSIESWGLAAPTGTGKTFLTQLLIINTLQIHPASKVLYIAPSRALVHEVTTNLARSLEPFALGVLAVTPHLVELDEQEASEVDEASVLVLTPEKADMLLRLGLEVFQDLALVIVDEAHHLESSTRGILLEMYLWRLKSLIRPGSRFVFLSAVTPNIADITRWIRPRAQSVEITRRPTRMRAGIYRIDSGGKSKVGVIEYTDGIRLPVVASPETGVRRQLIQLAAAVRKAGPVLVVAKGKGECEILADAALNWLKENNILKQNEPSETLERLDSRLEREMYPDVLLRSLVANRIAYHHAGLPPRVRLSLETAIRENLIDFVFATTTLAEGVNFPFATVIVQSLALREAPQRGRAGRYHPVTPRVFWNLAGRAGRPGHDREGQVLMFEPSIGFDKIKYVLGDYFNDELTVAQPVRSALADSIEEIVNEVRTGVLNLEELASPALSEQVSRRVQGAVNLIRVSLLHARASKLINSYEEILDGTFARAAALHSFRSESDKT from the coding sequence ATGAGCTCAGATAGTTATTTCCTTACAGAGTATCTACAGGGTTTATCAAGTGAGTTCACGCCCGAGGCTTCGAAGGCCGTCTCAGAGGTCGCGAAGTTCTGGGACGTAGGCTACACCGCCACAGAAATGCGTGCCTTGAAGACGGCAATGGAAGGCAGGGCTCGTTCATCTACAAGGAAATCTGTCGATCCTGAGCTGTTCAAAGCCCTGCAACAAACCAAGTTCCCAGTTGAGCTTTGGCCAACCCAACTTGCGGCTCTGGAGGGCGGCATCCTAGATCAGAGTATTGAAAGTTGGGGGCTTGCAGCGCCTACCGGTACAGGAAAAACATTTTTAACTCAGCTGCTGATCATTAATACTCTCCAGATTCATCCCGCGAGCAAGGTTCTTTATATTGCGCCGAGTCGGGCCCTAGTCCACGAAGTGACAACTAATTTGGCTAGGTCACTTGAGCCATTCGCATTAGGAGTCCTCGCGGTCACTCCTCACCTCGTCGAGCTTGACGAGCAGGAAGCTTCTGAGGTTGATGAAGCATCTGTCCTTGTTCTCACGCCTGAAAAGGCGGACATGCTGCTCCGGCTTGGGTTGGAAGTATTTCAAGATCTAGCATTGGTAATTGTTGATGAGGCGCATCATCTGGAATCGAGCACCCGCGGAATCTTGTTGGAGATGTATTTGTGGCGTCTCAAGTCTCTGATAAGACCCGGTAGCCGCTTTGTCTTCTTGTCGGCTGTCACGCCAAATATTGCAGACATAACAAGATGGATCAGGCCTCGGGCCCAGAGCGTGGAGATCACGCGGCGACCGACGAGGATGCGAGCCGGAATCTACCGAATTGATTCCGGCGGAAAGAGCAAAGTAGGTGTCATTGAATATACGGATGGCATCAGGTTACCAGTTGTAGCTTCTCCTGAGACTGGTGTAAGACGACAGTTGATTCAGTTGGCAGCTGCGGTGAGGAAAGCAGGCCCAGTACTTGTCGTCGCCAAGGGAAAAGGAGAGTGCGAGATTCTCGCGGATGCTGCTTTGAATTGGCTGAAGGAAAACAATATTCTCAAGCAAAATGAGCCTTCAGAAACTCTCGAACGCCTGGATTCGAGGCTCGAAAGGGAGATGTATCCCGACGTACTGCTTCGGTCGTTGGTGGCCAACCGAATTGCTTATCATCACGCGGGCTTGCCACCACGTGTTCGGCTTTCGCTTGAAACCGCGATCAGGGAAAACCTCATCGATTTCGTGTTTGCCACTACAACTCTCGCCGAAGGTGTTAATTTCCCATTTGCGACAGTTATCGTTCAGTCTCTTGCGCTGCGAGAGGCCCCTCAACGCGGCAGGGCGGGAAGATACCATCCTGTGACCCCGCGCGTATTCTGGAATTTAGCGGGGCGCGCGGGGCGTCCAGGGCATGATCGCGAAGGGCAAGTTTTGATGTTCGAACCTAGCATTGGATTCGACAAAATCAAATATGTCTTGGGCGACTATTTCAATGATGAGCTCACGGTAGCGCAGCCTGTCCGAAGCGCACTCGCCGACAGCATTGAAGAAATTGTCAACGAGGTGCGGACCGGCGTTCTGAACTTGGAGGAACTTGCGTCTCCTGCATTATCAGAACAGGTATCAAGACGTGTTCAAGGGGCGGTGAACTTGATAAGAGTCAGCCTATTGCATGCGCGAGCTTCAAAGCTCATCAATTCCTACGAAGAGATTCTGGATGGCACATTTGCAAGGGCGGCTGCGCTCCACAGTTTTCGTTCGGAAAGCGACAAGACGTAG